ACCTTAAAAAAGTAGGAATTGAGATAGACGTTGTTTTGGGTTTTAGGAACAAGGATAGGGTAATATGTGTAGACAAATTTTCCAATTTTGGCAATCTTTTTGTGTTTACTGATGACGGTTCATATGCAAATAAAGGTACTGTGATTGATTTCAAATTAGAAAAGACATATGACTCTATTTTTGCTTGTGGGCCTGTCCTAATGCTTAAGGCTATTCAAAGAAAGCACAGAGGGGCACAGATCAGTTTGGAATCAGTTTTTGCCTGTGGTGCAGGAGCATGTATGGGATGTGTAGTGAAAAGCATTAGAGGTTATTTAAGAGTTTGCAAAGATGGGCCTGTCTTTAACGCAGAAGAGATTATATTTTAAAGTCGCTAATTTGTAGAATAAAAAATGGTGAGCCGTGAAGGCTTCGAACCTTCGACCCTCGGCTTAAAAGGCCGATGCTCTACCTGGCTGAGCTAACGGCTCACAGATTGTAATTCTAAACTTTTTATAATGTTATGTCAATATTTATTTTGAACGTGTGTTAACGGACAGTGATATTGTCACCCCTTAAGAAGACAGTAATAATGTCACTATGATGGGAGAGATATTTTTGAGTGTTAAGGAATCACGCAGAGTTTTTGTAATTGAACAAGCAATTGAAGGCAATATCACTAATAGACAGGCAGCTGAAGTTTTAGGCTTAAGTAAACGTCAAATTATTCGTTTGAAGGAGAGGGTGAAAACAGAAGGCGTTACTGGTCTGGTTCACAAAAATAGAGGCAGAGAATCAAAACAGAGAATACCTAAAGAAACTAGAGAAAGGATTGTTAAATTAGCTCAGGATAGTCTTCACAATGCCAGTTGTCAGCAAATAGCTGAAATACTTGAAGAGTTTTATAACATAGATGTTTCATCCAAGACAGTAAATCGTATCTTAAAGAAAAATAATATTCCATTAAGTCATACGCACAGGTCATCTAAGCTTAAGAGGTCACGTAAACGTTTACCTCAGGAAGGTCTACTTTCTCAAATAGACGCCAGTCCTTTTGAATGGCTTGAAGATAGAGGACCAATGCTTTCTTTGCACGGTTCTATTGATGATGCTACTAGTAAGGTTCAGGGATTACATTTTGAACTTCATGAATGTCTTTTTGGTTACTTAAAACTTATTCAACAAGTAGCACAGAACTTTGGAATACCTAAAAGCATATACAGTGATCGTCATACCATTTTCTTTTCACCTAAAGAGGATAAGTTATCAATTTCAGAAGAATTATCTGGGCAAACTGTTCCCTTAACTCAGTTTGGCAGAGCTATTTCAGAATTAGGGATTAGACATATACCCGCTCGTTCTCCACAGGCCAAAGGACGTATTGAACGTCTTTGGGGCACATTACAAAAGAGACTAACAATTGAACTGCGTATGGCAGGTATATCTACTATTGAAGCAGCAAATGAATTTCTACCAGACTTTATTAAAAGGTTTAATCAAAGGTTCGCTGTTGTTCCAGATAACCCCAAGTTAACTTATAGCCCTTGCCCTTCATTAGACAAACTAGAAGAGATTCTATCATGGCATCAAGAACGCAAGGCATCTCACGGCTCTTATATATCTTACCTGGGTCATATTTATCAATTAGTAGATTCTAATGGCAAGGTAATACCTTTAACTCCTAAAAGTACAGTAAAAGTTCTAACTCATCTAGATGGATCATTCAGCGCATTATACGCTGATAAATATTACTTACTACAAGAATTACTCATACCACCTAAAGAAAAAGTAAAGAATGGCTCTAAAAACACTTCAACCAAAAAACCTTATATACCTGCTGCAGACCACCCCTGGCGTCATATGGTTATCAACAAGTTTAAAAGACCTAATTCAAATTCTAATTCAAGTTCTAATTCAAATTCAAATAGCAATGACAATTCATCATTAGTTGATGAAAGAGGGGTGACAAAATCAGTGTCTCATTAATTTACTTTTGTAGTGACAAAATCAGTGTCCCTTGACATATTTATTTTGAACGTGGTGTATAAATTTTTTTTTATTTCTTATTTCTTTAAAGAATCTTTCTATTAAATTCCTAAACCTTTCGTCAAACATTTCTATACAAAAAATGTCGTTTGATTCAAGAATTTGCCTTGTAGAATTTTTTGAACTAACACAAAATATAACGTTTTTTATTTTACACTCTATTATTGCTCCAGCACACATTAAACAGGGCTCAAGAGAACAATAAATAGTAGATCCTTGTATGTACCATCTATTATATCTTTGAATAGCTTTTTTTATGGCCAATATCTCGGCGTGCTCAATAGGAGAATTTGATCTTTCACAGAAATTTTGTGACATAGACAAAATATTTCCTTCCTTGCAAATTATAGCCCCGATTGGTAATTCCCCAGCATTAAAGGATAAAAATGATAGGAAATATAGCATATTTATAATATTATTTGTCAATTTGCATCCCCTTTAAAAATATGTTATTTTTTTAAAAAATATGTTATACTAACTTCGATTATTTTTGAAGATAAAATTTAATAAATTTAATCGCCCGCTTGAAAGGGGGTAGTTTGATGAAAATTTGCACCAAACTGGCAGCGGTGTTAACTGTCCTTTTATTCTTTTTTCCAGTTTCTGCCGGTGCAAAAAGCTTAGATAGTGCAAAAAATCCTTTTTTATCTAAAGAAGCGCTTGTAGAGCAAAGCAGTGCCCAAGGGACAAACTCTACAATAATACCATCATCATCAGGATCTTATAGTTCTTCTTCTAAAGAGTTATCTTCTAATGAGAACTCTGCATCTAGTCTTGCAACTTCCTTTGGTGCTGCTATGATTCAGAGAAACATTGAGAAAACCCTTTCTGCTGCTAATAGTTTTTTGGAGGCAGGAGATACTGATGATGCTTGGAACGCTTTCACTTATGCCATGGGTCTTGCTATTTCTCAAAGAAACGTTCAAGCACTAGTTGCAGTAGGAGACGGCTTTAGGAAGTTGGGCAATGATTCTGACGCAAAAAGGGCCTACACTATTGCATTTGCTTTTGCCAAGATGCAAAGGTCATTGGACGGGTGTGTATTGGCGGGCGACGGCTTCAGGGCTCTAGGAGACAAAGAGGACTCCTGGAATGCTTACAATTATGCGTTTGGGCTTGCTATGAAATTTAGGTCTGCATCTGGGGCGATCAAGGCAGGAGATGGCTTTAAGAGCGTAGGTTCAAAGGCTGATGCATGGACTGCTTATAACTATGCCTTTTCCGTTGCGTTAAGCGAGGGGAACAAAGAAGATTTAATTAAAGCAGGAGATGGCTTTAAGTCAATCGGTGCAAAATCTGACGCTGAAAACGCATATAATTTTGCAAACAACCTGTAACACTTAAATTAAAAGGCAGTTTCTGGACAAAGAATAAGGGGAGAGAGCAGGGGATTTTCTCCTTCGGCTCACGTTTTTAGACCAGGAAAGGAGGAAAGAATGGTTGAAGGGTAGATGGGTTTGTTTTTGGCTTTTGGCAATTTTTGCAATTACTTTTGTTTTGTTTGCGCAAAATGCTTATGCAAACAATCAAGATTTGAGGCAAGAGATTGTCAGAACTGCTTTACATCTAAAAGGGGTATCCTACAGATGGGGAGGAACAACTCCGGCAGGTTTTGACTGTTCTGGGTTTGTACAGTATGTCTTTAGAGTTAACGGAATAAGCATTCCAAGAGATGCTGATTCTCAATATTATGATGGTAGCAAAGTTTCAACATCAAACCTTAAGCCGGGGGATTTGGTTTTCTTCCAAACTTATGAAAGTGGCCCAAGTCATGTGGGCATCTATATTGGCGATAATCGCTTTATTCATGCTGCATATCACGGCGGAATAATGATTGATTCCCTAGACGAGCCATATTATGCTGAGAGGTATTTAGGGGCAAGAACTTATATTGATTGAGAAAAATTTTGTGATTTTTAACGGTAGCCCAAAGGCAGGGGGAAATACTGATTTTCTGATTGATAGATTTATGACATTTTTGGGAGAAAAGGATGTTGTAAAATTTGTTCTCAGAGAAATGAATATTTCCCCCTGCAGGGGTTGTGAAAAGTGTTCAATGAGCGGAAGATGTGTAATTAAAGATGATATGCATGACATTTATGAAAAGATTGAAAAGTACAGGTTTTTCTTATTCTTTTCCCCAGTATTCTTCGGAGGAGTGCCCTCGATCTTAAAGTCGGCGATAGATAGGTGCCAGCCCTTTTGGGCAAGAAAAAACATTTTAGGGAAAAAATTTAAGGTTAATAAAAGAAAAGGACTTGTGGTCTTAATAGGCGGGACATCCTTTGTGAAGGGCTACGAATGTGCTGCTCTTTCTGTAAAATGGCTTTTTAACGTAATAGATGTAGCAGAAAACAAGACATTTTATTATATGAATATTGAAAGACACAGCGATTTTTTGAATTATAATATTGACAATGACATTTATAAAACAATGGAATTTTTCGGGGAGAGTGAACGATGAAAGTAGCTGTGCTTGCTGGAGGTGTAGGAAGTAGGCTTTGGCCCCTTAGTAGGGAAAGATATCCAAAGCAGCTAATATCACTCACAGGTGACAAATCTCTGCTGCAAAATACAATAGATAGACTGCTTCCACTATGTGACAATCACATTTTGATTGTTGGAATTGATGCCCATAAAGAGGATCTGGAGTGGCAACTTAGCTCTAATGGTGATTCCAGGATAAAATATAACATTTTGCTTGAACCTTATCCAAGAAACACTTATGCGGCCTGTCTTTATCTTACTCTGTATCTTGAAAAACAAGGCGTTAAAGATCCTATTTTGGTCGTTCCTGCTGATCATATGATCTTAAATGAAGAGCTTTTTTATGAAGTTGCTAAAGATGCAGAGAAGTTAGCTGAAAAGGGTTATATAGTAACCTTTGGTATAAAGCCATCTTTTGCTTCTACTGGTTTTGGTTATATTTTGAAAGGAGAAAGAATAGATGGCTCAAAAGGATTTAGGATATCAAAGTTTGAAGAAAAGCCTTCTTTAGAAA
Above is a genomic segment from Thermodesulfobium narugense DSM 14796 containing:
- a CDS encoding ISNCY family transposase; translation: MMGEIFLSVKESRRVFVIEQAIEGNITNRQAAEVLGLSKRQIIRLKERVKTEGVTGLVHKNRGRESKQRIPKETRERIVKLAQDSLHNASCQQIAEILEEFYNIDVSSKTVNRILKKNNIPLSHTHRSSKLKRSRKRLPQEGLLSQIDASPFEWLEDRGPMLSLHGSIDDATSKVQGLHFELHECLFGYLKLIQQVAQNFGIPKSIYSDRHTIFFSPKEDKLSISEELSGQTVPLTQFGRAISELGIRHIPARSPQAKGRIERLWGTLQKRLTIELRMAGISTIEAANEFLPDFIKRFNQRFAVVPDNPKLTYSPCPSLDKLEEILSWHQERKASHGSYISYLGHIYQLVDSNGKVIPLTPKSTVKVLTHLDGSFSALYADKYYLLQELLIPPKEKVKNGSKNTSTKKPYIPAADHPWRHMVINKFKRPNSNSNSSSNSNSNSNDNSSLVDERGVTKSVSH
- a CDS encoding nucleoside deaminase; protein product: MTNNIINMLYFLSFLSFNAGELPIGAIICKEGNILSMSQNFCERSNSPIEHAEILAIKKAIQRYNRWYIQGSTIYCSLEPCLMCAGAIIECKIKNVIFCVSSKNSTRQILESNDIFCIEMFDERFRNLIERFFKEIRNKKKFIHHVQNKYVKGH
- a CDS encoding flavodoxin family protein, producing the protein MIEKNFVIFNGSPKAGGNTDFLIDRFMTFLGEKDVVKFVLREMNISPCRGCEKCSMSGRCVIKDDMHDIYEKIEKYRFFLFFSPVFFGGVPSILKSAIDRCQPFWARKNILGKKFKVNKRKGLVVLIGGTSFVKGYECAALSVKWLFNVIDVAENKTFYYMNIERHSDFLNYNIDNDIYKTMEFFGESER
- a CDS encoding dihydroorotate dehydrogenase electron transfer subunit → MIEAKVIKTEKISNFHFLMDLKVEENLSPLPGQYFMLKLNDLNDPFFMRPFSVFDSNSDRLSFLIEIKGKGTKILSKMNEGHFLKIRGPLGNGFKFDKIKSALLYAGGTGIAPIFYLAKHLKKVGIEIDVVLGFRNKDRVICVDKFSNFGNLFVFTDDGSYANKGTVIDFKLEKTYDSIFACGPVLMLKAIQRKHRGAQISLESVFACGAGACMGCVVKSIRGYLRVCKDGPVFNAEEIIF
- a CDS encoding C40 family peptidase, producing MKGRWVCFWLLAIFAITFVLFAQNAYANNQDLRQEIVRTALHLKGVSYRWGGTTPAGFDCSGFVQYVFRVNGISIPRDADSQYYDGSKVSTSNLKPGDLVFFQTYESGPSHVGIYIGDNRFIHAAYHGGIMIDSLDEPYYAERYLGARTYID